The window ttatatataatttagttaaCTTTCAAGTACGTACTAACAACATAAAAACAGATAGCAAATATATATTGATGTTTTAACAGCAATAGTATTTATGCTCTTTAAAATACATGCTTAATTGGTAGGAATCCTTTTTTAGGGATCCGTGGTAAACAAGGAACCCTTATAATTTCGccatgtctgtctgtctgtccgcgGTTTTGCTCAGAAACTTTCAGTGTTAGAAATCTGTAATTTTGTATGGGTATGCATAATAATAATGGCAAAAAAAGCCTTagaaaaaattttgtaaattttttttgtttttttttctattttagatATTTGTAAGTGTGAACATAGTTCACATTCGCAATTTTACGGAATCCTACAATGCTCTGTACAGACACGCAAGAGACCgatatttgaaaaagaaatgctgtttaattttttttctttggacaattaattattgaaacaaaaaatatactgcagtctttttttaaaattttgcaagtAAAACTAGTAATACATACTTTTGAGCAAAAATTGACTATTAAACGTTGGAATGTTTGAGAAAATTGATAACAATGCAGTATAGAGGTATATCGAGAGTATAATTCCTACCAGAAATTGAGCCTTATGTGTGAgtaataagattaaaaaacaaacaaaaaactatgTCAATCAActtcttattataatatataaaaatttataaacaataagAAATAGTACGATTTACACACTTTATATGTGaagataaatatgtataagaaGTGACAGTTACAaaagaaactttaaataaagtacaatgatgctcaaaagtCTTTACGGAAATAGGACCATGATATGCTAGTATTTCTGGCGATGAAATGACAGTAATATTTAATAGGTTTCAGACGACTACATTAAGAATGTTTAGATGTAAAAATGATTCAGAATGGTCAGTGGTAAACATGATTTAAAAAGGCCCAATATCCTTGTTAACAGCgctgttataatttttgatttattagcTTCGTTCGACGATCTACACTGATGGAATCGACTGATGATTAACTGATGACTGATATTAAAGGATCGGGCCGTGTAAAACCGGCGTTAGATGTCATATAGGGTTTGAACGATGTGCACAGTGCAGTGGGGGCTCACCGCGGGCCGGGGCGCAGCCAGGGGCGGCTCGGGGGGGGCCACGCGCCGCCACGGCccccccgccgccgccgccgtcaGCTCCATCCCTACCACCTACATACGTATTCTGTTACTATACGGATCGTCTGTTTTCACGGTTCGCGTGAAAATTATcggtatattaaataaaatatttttaaatttgtgaacATGAGTGTACATAATAGGACGCAAAACTTTTGACATAAAACCCGGACTAAGtcaaaacaaataatgattgttaatcattatttttctagaCTTAGTCCGGGTAGCATCCTCATATTTGTAGACCAGGGATCCACCTTTTGACCATAACCCAAAATTGGGTAATTCAGGTCTGACACGTGTAAGTGACACATCTAAACCTTCGAGACTTTGTTGGGTTAACTAACCCTtataggatcatggtcaataagtattaatatacccattttttgttttccattgcataaaaacaattaacgtGCAATTAATATAACCGGCACATGTTACTTGCCGTGCTTCATTTTAGCATAAGACCATCTCCATTTCTTCCCGTGAATGTCGTCAAAATCAAATCATGATCCAagttagttaaaatttatctGCTAACTCGTTACCTGACTACACACTTCTGCGGAGCTAGCCTAGCATGGCACGCCGTTGACaacgcgcgataaactatagctgtcccgttttacgtcataataaaaaatggaacAGCCATAGTTGGCGCGAAAAATGTCGTCATGGGTGCCATGCTGGATCGTGCATGATCATAAGTAAgtagataataataacagGAACGAACACCAGAAAGATAAGAGATAgatgtaaaaaagtaaataaataagaaatagactttttgttttttttttaaagtcatatcaataaaaattcacAGTAAAACGGACCGAGAGAACAcactattttgataaaagtgCAAACATTCCTGACGCagtcgaaaaaaaaaagatctgTAATTCTGATTTGATTCTCCTAAagaatacatatttatctCATTTAATTACTTGATCTTAATATGTAAAAGCATTTTACTTAAAAGTCGCTGTAAGCAGTatccaaaattaattatgaatcGAAAGCTTGCCATTCTGCCAAGCACTGTGCAACTAAAAATGTCATTCACattaaaaacaacataaaaatataagaacccattaaaaataagtattttatgaatttcaacTCAATTTGTTTCCTACTTaatgcaaaataataaaaggtaaAGATGACTGTCATTACATCAACGTCTAACCGAAATTACTGAAAGGATTTCGCTAAATTTAGCATACAGATGAATAATGACTTaagatttcaataaaaaaaaaacaataccgGAGCAACCCCTGTAAAATtgctattttataaataaaatttctactCACTTTTACACTAGAGTTTTCAGGTACTTCTATTTCTTCCTCCTCTTCTTCGTCATCATCGAATTCTCCATTTCCATCCTCTTTGAGAGCTTCTTCTAAAAGTTCTCTAGTAGATTGCGCCTCATTCGCCAGACTCTTTTTCGTTTCGTTCAAAAATTCTtctgttttaacattttcatcACTTTCTTTTGATTCGTCTTTATTGATTAATTCTAATTCTGGTTCTGATCCTGATTCTTCATTTTCCAAATGTTTTTCTGTTGTAACTTCTGTTTTGATATTGCTTGTTTCATCTTCTTGTTCTGTTTCACCATTATCATGTACAACTTCAGGTTTTGGCGAAGGTTCCTTGCTTTCGGGTTCGGGAGTAGACTCAGGCGCTTTGGGCACTGGAGTTATATCTGGAGTAGATTCTTTGGAGGGTTCTTTAGTTTCCGGCGAAGGCTCTTTCTCTATTGGTTCAGGAGCCTTGTCTTTGGGGTCCTTGTATTCGCTCGCCACAATGTGGACTGGTCCATTGTCGTGCAGAACTGTGCCGTTGGTGTACGGACGAGCATTATTATCCTGTGCATCCtgctgtgaaaaaaaaatatgcttaaaaaaataaaaattttgacagTGAAATATGTTGTCTACTctatactaaattaaaaaatgtaattaataaaatattataaaaaaaaaattacacaaaaataaaaataacacgtAAAAATCaagcgtttaaaaaaagactaattctaaatatgcaaaatgccaaaagtaattttttttttaatctaaaaagTAATTGCACTAAAACAATATACTCTGTTACAGAATAATAACAACTAGTTACATTGTAGTTACACTAACctacttttataattaaaaacccATGCGCTTCTATTAGCAACACactaaaacaaattaagtaatttagaacgtttttttttattactaacgaaattaatattactaacAAAATGTAATGCTacatataaagtatttacgaATAAGAGCCGGTATCTAgcaaaaagcaaaataaaagtaatgtgatgaaacatttttttttattgctaggtcttatttgtttatatatatttttgtttgttagtcaAGGCGTGGTAACAAaggtacagacagacaaaggCGACAAACCATAGTTATTTATACCAACAATGCTTTCATTAATAACGGAAAAAAACGCAACTGAAAATAAACGTAttacttaaatgaaaatggcaaaaaaaaacacaaaatctgCTTGATATGaagaagaacaaaaaaatatgaagtaaattacataacgtaaaaaaattgcatgaaaaaaaatcatgttacatattttacaCAATACACAATCCCTGAAGTGTGAAGGTGaagtaaaaaaacacaataccTTTCAGGAATAAGTCTGTGTTTCAATTAACTTGAATGAATTAAttgtacattaaaataatttattagtaagGAATATCAACATTGAAcagtttaaattcaaattattagtttaaaaaaaaaaaaaaacaaaacaaaaaatacaacataaaAGAACTGGTGATTTCTCAGGAGCAAGGAACTGAAGGTGCGAGTGAAAGCATGCAGTGACCTGTCTCTGCTGGTTCTGTGCGTAGCTCGCCTCCATCTGTTGTTGCACCTCGGCTACCAGGCCCGATATGGCCGTAACAACTGTGCAATTAACAATATCTATCAGGCTGTATCATTATTTGACTCATTATTCATATCTATCCAAATTGTAGGTCTATGGCTCCACAAAATCATCCCAATGTGCAATTTACGATAACTGACAGGTTTTGAGTTATTATTAGGCTCGATATTTAGAACTAAGACTCAGAAACCTCTCCCATTTGGCGTTCTTGGCGGCAGATTTTAAAGGTTTTATGGCCATATGAACTGCGCTTGACAATATCTTagtatacttaaataataaccGCCCATTGTAACAGCATTgtttgtgcaataaatattattttaatcattgttacctttattaaatttgtaatcaATTGATATAGCTTTCCTGTTTAATTTGAGACGTTTCATATTTTCTATCAGACGTGATATGACTTCAATTGGTTATAAGATTATTtcctttagttattttttttttatgaacgtttattaatttttgtaacatgacaaaattatttaatcgtAAATATTGGCTTATTTTTTATcgtatgaaaacaaaacaaactcggctaaaaatagaaaaaaacgtGAAAACAAAATGCGAAGGACGCTCGACCAAAATAGACGGATGCATCAGACACTGGAGCGAGTCCAAGAGTCAAGAGCGTTATCTTTTTACAATTCGTCCCCGGATGTtgaaagttttaagaaaagaaggaaataatttatattatatttaggtatatgcctaaaaaagaaaaattaaccaaatttatcaaattactAATTGATAAGCTTGGatttgaatatatatttataataaaataaaagttttcttcatcaaatcaattttctaataatattttttcgacCTTATAAATCTCTTATTTTAAAGATGTTACGAGTcagatacaaatttaaaaattttatgcgtAAAATTTAATGCGTTTAATTTctcatatttttgtaatacttTAAGTGTGGCAAATAAtaccaaaatatatataacttgaTGATTCTTATatgaataaacaatataacaaaacaagtTATAAATACTGttgtgttaataaaaaataaaactaaattcaaatacaaaaaaaaataaccgatgcataaatttaaaactagacAAAAATGATTTAGTAACATCACAGCTACTTGGTTAGACATTAAAAAAGGAGTttctttatgtaaattaaaatcaaatcgGACATAAACACAAATCCATTCAACGGGGAAACAATCAACTACAGCCCGTCccatttaacatttaattcttcggtatttcttaaatattaattatttttattcatttcatgacaaaaaaatacttactaattATCTCTTTACTCTTACATAAATTGTACATTTGCGACGAGGATGCTATGAGAAATGAcgattttattaagaataaattgtaaattatttgggACTGTGGAACACCGAATAAACCAAAGCCATTTCGACAAAcgaatcaaaattaattaatttaaattataaaaattaacaaaaaaaatttattacattcaaATAAGGCCCACTATAGTCATTTaataaggtaatttttttttgggacgGGATTTTCTACAGCTAAAAACTAAGGTTTGTCTGGCCGTTATTTTGGTCGTGCGTGTAAAGGTACTCCTCCACCATGCCGTAAGCTAGCTAATATCACGCTTAAATCTTTCAGGGGATCAAGAAGAACTGGCAAaactaatacataaaaaatatttttggctaCATTTAATTTCTCATaggtatacatttttatttaaggtaCCTAGCTGATTTAGAAgctactttaaataaaaagctcCGCGTGTGTAAACGAATAATAGTAAATTATTCGTTTAAACACGCGGAGTAActgagttttttttaaattgtttatatcctgttatttatgtacaacaggatttaaaaaaagaacataggttaagaaaaattataaaaaaatactttttttaaataatgataattcaaattcctttatatgttatttaaacatatatttaaaaaaaaatctcttttgcCAGTTCCCCACCCCCGTGCCAAGTACCGCGTCGCGCTGCGCGAGTTGCCCCACTATCCTTTGCATGGCGCGTTCCGTTTCAGCCAACCGCGCTCTTAAGGCCTCCAACTCGATATCCCCTACAATAATcctttataatttacaaacgATCCACCGACTGATTCCTacatgcaataaatattaataaaattagaaggatgtttttattttcatattgttaATCTGGAGTGTTCGATAAAATCAACTCATTTCACACAAATATGCTGTGGATTTGAGcgtagatttaatttttgtccAGAGTGATTGCAGCCTTGATAAATATCACCTCTAGATAAAATTGTATCTCACGATTTCTTTttagcaaaaataatctttgcataatattataattaatactttataTAACTTACTTGTGTCTCGCTCCTTAGGGCCTGCATGCgttataaacttataaattaaatatagatataattttaaaaaatacgattcttttttcagtttttgccTCCATTACTTTTATAAACCCAATTGTTAATGTTGATGAAAAACTCCATACAATTTGCCCTTCTACTCTAAATTTCCGATTTTctcttttacaaaaatatacctttCATTTCTACTcacaaatctttaaaatatttttaaaactcgttatattttgttaacttACCAAGTTTGTCTGGCGATGTCCTGGAGTCATCTCTGAAGACTCGCCTCCTGAAGTGAGGGTCTGGACTTAGGGACTCGTATGGGACACTGCCTGTTCTCTTGAACAAGATCtgtgaataaataatccatCCCAAAGTTatgaaaagatatttatttatggtttttGTTCAGAGAGGTGAGCCAGGAGGCAGGAGATTTTGTAAAGACGGTAGAGTGaaataggctacattttacaTTGGAGAAATTATGGTATTTATTTCCAGgaaatatttagtaaaataacTAAACTAGTGCTGTTCTCCCGAATTAAGTCAATCtctattttatgtatacatacatatgggcacgtctatattccttgcggggtagacagagccaacagtcttgaaaagactaaatggccacgttcagctatttggattaacgatagaattgagactcaaacagtgacaggttgctagcccatcgcctaaaaaagaatcccaagtttgtaagcccatcccttagtcgccttttatgacattcattggaaagagatggagtggtcctattcttttttgtattggtgccgggaaccacacggcactttttatttattttattgtatataacGACATATCTAATCTATATAacgataggaccactccatctcaagAAGCAtaagaaaaacatatttttgatgGATAAAACAGCACTGACCTTACTAAGAGTGTACACGAAGAACACGATGATGCATATAGTGTAGATCGGCATTACGAACCCCATGGACGACTTGGGGGCAGGCACGGGCCCCCCCGGGGACCCCAGCGGAGGCCGCATTCCGGGGATTGGGGGGGGCTGtggataattgtaataaaatatacatacatacatacatatagtcacgtctatatcccttgcggggtagacagagccaacagtcttgaaaagactaacaggccacggtcagctgtttgtcATAATGATAgattacatacagacatacatatggtcacgtctatatcccttgcggggtagacagagccaacagtcttgaaaagactaacaggccacggtcagctatttggcggctcgatgatagaattgagattcaaatagtgacaggttgctagcccatcgcctaaaagaagaatcccaagtttgtaagcctatcccttagtcgccttttacgacatccatgggaacgagatggagtggtcctattctttttttttatattggtgccgggaaccacacggttttaataaaatataattagctTTAAACAATTTGTAGAGGGGGAAAGGTGTGTCTTGAAAAAGGTTTGACTAActattaaatcaatttataaatctCACCCGTTA of the Amyelois transitella isolate CPQ chromosome 19, ilAmyTran1.1, whole genome shotgun sequence genome contains:
- the LOC106136459 gene encoding proline-, glutamic acid- and leucine-rich protein 1 isoform X5 codes for the protein MANEEVLGPRKTMFVLVIVVGCFAVLWPRILSPLILGHTQEQLKPNKFDREAALKQERPPIRGVGPHPALRERGRAIPPGAPTPPSRGPVPMPPHVRVRSSPLSGYFELDIKPPPIPGMRPPLGSPGGPVPAPKSSMGFVMPIYTICIIVFFVYTLSKILFKRTGSVPYESLSPDPHFRRRVFRDDSRTSPDKLVVTAISGLVAEVQQQMEASYAQNQQRQQDAQDNNARPYTNGTVLHDNGPVHIVASEYKDPKDKAPEPIEKEPSPETKEPSKESTPDITPVPKAPESTPEPESKEPSPKPEVVHDNGETEQEDETSNIKTEVTTEKHLENEESGSEPELELINKDESKESDENVKTEEFLNETKKSLANEAQSTRELLEEALKEDGNGEFDDDEEEEEEIEVPENSSVKVVGMELTAAAAGGPWRRVAPPEPPLAAPRPAHEAEDVKSIFLETEIPQQSRVLVADFAEDREEPERPKPTRHSPMVVSGKMTLSLIQDTPRDTPEREAESTLDDFTTASGLTQPAEAEKEEELSDEEVEEEIEIEEIEEEVEEDEEEEEVEPQKVENKPKQG
- the LOC106136459 gene encoding uncharacterized protein LOC106136459 isoform X3: MANEEVLGPRKTMFVLVIVVGCFAVLWPRILSPLILGHTQEQLKPNKFDREAGCCEVLFESEVAVLEIINEVCNNIVNGDIKSPYAAYECRKYVNETCGLDIAVFLKRSENVGKTTKMLLDTMKNSNSSCLKEHFGVSVMSLSSHQAYNSWTIPDTLKQERPPIRGVGPHPALRERGRAIPPGAPTPPSRGPVPMPPHVRPPPIPGMRPPLGSPGGPVPAPKSSMGFVMPIYTICIIVFFVYTLSKILFKRTGSVPYESLSPDPHFRRRVFRDDSRTSPDKLVVTAISGLVAEVQQQMEASYAQNQQRQQDAQDNNARPYTNGTVLHDNGPVHIVASEYKDPKDKAPEPIEKEPSPETKEPSKESTPDITPVPKAPESTPEPESKEPSPKPEVVHDNGETEQEDETSNIKTEVTTEKHLENEESGSEPELELINKDESKESDENVKTEEFLNETKKSLANEAQSTRELLEEALKEDGNGEFDDDEEEEEEIEVPENSSVKVVGMELTAAAAGGPWRRVAPPEPPLAAPRPAHEAEDVKSIFLETEIPQQSRVLVADFAEDREEPERPKPTRHSPMVVSGKMTLSLIQDTPRDTPEREAESTLDDFTTASGLTQPAEAEKEEELSDEEVEEEIEIEEIEEEVEEDEEEEEVEPQKVENKPKQG